One segment of Tetrapisispora phaffii CBS 4417 chromosome 1, complete genome DNA contains the following:
- the CCT3 gene encoding chaperonin-containing T-complex subunit CCT3 (similar to Saccharomyces cerevisiae CCT3 (YJL014W); ancestral locus Anc_5.163) translates to MQNSVQAPVVVMNTNQERTTGREAQISNITAAKAVSDVIRTCLGPKAMLKMLLDPMGGLVLTNDGHAILREIDVAHPAAKSMLELSRTQDEEVGDGTTSVIILAGEILAQTAPYLIEKNIHPVIIIQALKKALSDALEVIDEVSKPVDVDNDDAMKNLIKASIGTKYVNLWSDKMCDLSLTAVKTVRIDLGDVQEGEPRYEIDTKRYVRVEKIPGGEVMDSSVLKGVMLNKDVVHPKMSRYIENPRVVLLDCPLEYKKGESQTNIEIQKDEDWNRILQIEEEQVQLMCEQILAVKPNVVITEKGVSDLAQHYLLKGGCSVLRRTKKSDNNRIARATGATIVNRVEDLKESDVGTKCGVFKVELIGDEYFTFLDECKDPKACTIILRGGSKDILNEIERNLQDAMAVTRNVMLSPSLSPGGGATEMAVSVKLSEKAKQLEGIQQWPYQAVADAMECIPRTLIQNAGGNPIRILSQLRSNHAQGNFTMGIDGDNGKVVDMVEYGIWEPEVIKQQSIKTAIESACLLLRVDDIVSGVRGQEQT, encoded by the coding sequence ATGCAAAATTCTGTACAAGCCCCAGTGGTTGTTATGAACACTAACCAAGAGAGGACTACCGGTCGTGAAGCTCAGATATCAAATATCACGGCTGCCAAGGCTGTCTCAGATGTTATCCGTACATGTTTGGGTCCTAAGGCTATGTTGAAGATGTTGCTGGATCCAATGGGTGGTTTAGTTTTGACCAACGATGGACATGCTATTCTTCGTGAGATTGATGTAGCACATCCAGCTGCTAAGTCTATGTTAGAATTGTCCCGTACCCAAGATGAAGAAGTCGGTGATGGTACTACTAGTGTCATTATTCTTGCAGGTGAAATATTAGCACAAACTGCTCCATActtaattgaaaagaatatCCATCCAGTTATTATCATTCAAGCTTTGAAGAAAGCTCTATCCGATGCTTTAGAGGTCATTGACGAAGTCAGTAAACCAGTGGATGTTGATAACGATGACGCTATGAAGAATTTGATCAAAGCTTCTATTGGTACTAAATATGTTAATTTATGGTCAGACAAGATGTGTGATTTATCATTGACAGCAGTGAAGACTGTTCGCATTGATCTTGGTGATGTTCAAGAAGGCGAACCTAGATATGAAATCGATACTAAAAGATACGTTCGTGTTGAGAAAATACCAGGTGGAGAAGTTATGGACTCTTCAGTTTTGAAAGGTGTGATGCTAAATAAAGACGTTGTTCATCCAAAGATGTCTCGTTACATTGAGAATCCAAGAGTTGTATTATTAGATTGTCCattagaatataaaaaaggTGAGTCCCAAactaatattgaaattcaaaaggATGAAGATTGGAATAGAATATTACAAATTGAGGAAGAACAAGTTCAATTGATGTGTGAACAAATTTTAGCAGTTAAACCAAACGTTGTCATTACTGAAAAAGGTGTGTCCGATTTAGCTCAACATTACTTATTAAAAGGTGGTTGTAGTGTCTTAAGAAGAACAAAGAAATCCGATAATAACAGAATTGCTCGTGCAACCGGTGCTACTATTGTCAACCGTGTTGAAGATCTAAAAGAATCAGATGTCGGTACAAAATGTGGTGTATTTAAAGTAGAATTAATTGGTGATGAATATTTCACTTTCTTAGATGAATGTAAGGATCCAAAGGCCTGTACAATCATCTTACGTGGTGGCTCAAAAGATATTCTAAACGAAATTGAACGTAATTTACAAGATGCAATGGCAGTCACTCGTAATGTTATGCTATCCCCATCTCTATCCCCAGGTGGTGGTGCTACTGAAATGGCTGTCTCAGTCAAATTATCAGAAAAGGCAAAACAATTAGAAGGTATACAACAATGGCCATATCAAGCCGTTGCTGATGCAATGGAATGTATTCCACGTACTCTAATACAGAACGCAGGTGGTAACCCAATCAGAATTCTATCACAATTAAGATCCAACCACGCTCAAGGTAATTTCACAATGGGTATTGATGGTGATAATGGTAAAGTAGTTGATATGGTCGAATACGGCATTTGGGAACCTGAGGTCATCAAACAACAAAGCATTAAAACGGCTATTGAAAGTGCatgtttattattaagaGTTGATGATATTGTTAGTGGTGTTAGAGGTCAAGAACAAACCTAA
- the VTC4 gene encoding Vtc4p (similar to Saccharomyces cerevisiae VTC4 (YJL012C); ancestral locus Anc_5.161), translated as MKFGQQLSKSLIPQYSYYYICYDDLKSDIEENLKNGWSQELETEFLESLEIELDKVYSFCKVKHSEIIRRLKDAYLQVKHTIRLIDSNNPPSELDFNILEEELSDIIADVYDLGKFSRLNYIGFQKILKKHDKKTKFILKPIFQVRLDSKPFFKENYDELVVKISQLYDLVRTRGNPIRGDAAAGGKQQNFVRQTTKYWVHPDNITELKLIILKHLPVLVFNANKEFEREDSAITSIYYDNEDMDLYYGRLRKDEGAEAHRLRWYGGMSSDTIFLERKTHREDWTGEKSVKARFALKEPHVNDFLKGRYTAEQAFAKMYREGKKSIKEIESLEALAIEIQYTMLKKKLRPVVRSFYNRTAFQLPGDARVRISLDTELTMVREDNFDGCDRTHNNWRRMDIGVDWPFKQVKDKDICRFPYAVLEVKLQTQLGQEPPEWVRELVSSHLVEPVPKFSKFIHGVATLLNDNVNQIPFWLPQMDVDIRKPALSDQMNITRPVRYDSDIDNEFDLDDEDEEDAALVAAMNGPAGNYMDQEERVGYGSIENNQSGSGSRHNNDGQLVQSEPVNRIEGVNGTYNERRIASASNLISKNYYRFVQYLDHYFNGDQISKVPVGTVFDSKITAPPGKTICVPVRVEPKVYFATERTFLSWISIAIILGGVSTALLTYGTQTTMIASLGFFLTSLFVIARTTYVYITRVINIRQKKAADYEDKLGPSLVCAFLLLSMIFSFYCNLA; from the coding sequence atgaaatttgGTCAGCAGTTAAGTAAATCATTGATTCCTCAATATAGTTACTACTATATTTGCTATGATGATTTGAAGAGTGACATAGAGgagaatttgaaaaatggatGGAGTCAAGAATTAGAGACTGAGTTTCTTGAATCATTAGAGATTGAATTGGATAAAGTTTATAGCTTTTGCAAAGTCAAACACAGTGAGATTATTAGAAGATTGAAGGATGCTTATTTACAAGTTAAACACACTATTCGTTTGATCGACTCTAATAATCCTCCAAGTGAATTGGATTTTAATATTCTAGAGGAAGAATTGAGTGATATTATCGCCGATGTTTATGATTTGGGTAAATTCTCAagattaaattatattggGTTTCAAAAGATCTTGAAGAAGCATGATAAGAAGACaaaattcattttgaaGCCTATTTTCCAAGTCAGATTAGATTCGAAACctttttttaaagaaaattatgatgAGTTAGTTGTTAAAATTTCTCAGTTATATGATTTAGTTAGAACTAGAGGTAATCCAATTCGTGGTGATGCTGCTGCTGGTGGTaaacaacaaaattttGTGAGACAAACTACTAAGTACTGGGTTCACCCAGATAATATTACAGAATTAAAACTAATCATTCTAAAGCATTTACCAGTGTTGGTTTTCAATGCTAATAAAGAGTTTGAGCGAGAAGattctgctattacatCCATTTATTACgataatgaagatatgGATTTATATTATGGACGTTTAAGGAAAGATGAAGGTGCTGAAGCACACAGATTAAGATGGTACGGTGGTATGTCCTCAGATACCATTTTTTTGGAAAGAAAAACACATAGAGAAGATTGGACCGGTGAAAAATCTGTCAAGGCAAGGTTTGCATTGAAGGAACCCCACGTTAATGATTTCTTAAAGGGTAGATATACTGCTGAACAAGCATTTGCTAAGATGTATAGAGAAGGTAAAAAATCAATCAAAGAAATCGAAAGTTTAGAGGCTTTGGCCATTGAAATTCAATATACAATgttaaagaagaagttaaGACCGGTTGTAAGATCTTTTTATAATAGAACCGCCTTTCAGTTACCAGGTGATGCTAGAGTTCGTATTTCACTTGACACTGAACTAACTATGGTAAGAGAAGATAATTTCGATGGTTGTGATAGAACACATAACAATTGGAGGAGAATGGATATTGGTGTTGATTGGCCGTTCAAACAAGTAAAAGATAAAGACATATGTAGATTTCCATACGCTGTGCTAGAAGTTAAATTACAGACCCAATTAGGACAAGAGCCACCTGAATGGGTACGTGAACTGGTAAGTTCACACTTAGTCGAACCTGTACCAAAATTCTCCAAATTCATTCATGGTGTAGCtactttattaaatgataatgttAATCAAATTCCATTTTGGCTGCCTCAAATGGATGTAGATATCAGGAAGCCTGCATTATCGGATCAAATGAACATTACAAGACCAGTTAGATATGACTCTGATATCGACAATGAATTTGACTTAGATGATGAGGATGAAGAGGATGCTGCTTTGGTAGCAGCAATGAATGGTCCAGCAGGAAATTACATGGACCAAGAGGAACGTGTTGGTTATGGATCAATCGAAAATAACCAATCTGGCAGTGGCTCTCGTCATAATAACGATGGCCAATTAGTTCAAAGTGAGCCTGTAAATAGAATTGAGGGTGTAAATGGAACATATAATGAACGTCGCATTGCCAGTGCAAGTAATTTAATATCGAAGAACTATTACAGATTCGTGCAATATTTAgatcattattttaatgGCGATCAAATAAGCAAAGTGCCAGTTGGTACAGtttttgattcaaaaattacaGCACCCCCAGGTAAGACCATATGTGTGCCCGTCCGTGTCGAACCAAAAGTATATTTTGCCACAGAGAGAACTTTCTTATCATGGATATCCATTGCAATCATTCTAGGTGGTGTATCTACCGCATTATTAACTTATGGAACACAGACTACTATGATCGCTTCATTGGGATTTTTCTTAACATCTTTATTTGTAATAGCACGGACGAcatatgtttatattaCAAGAGTAATTAATATCAGACAAAAAAAGGCTGCAGATTATGAAGATAAGTTAGGGCCATCATTAGTTTGtgcatttttattattatctatGATATTCTCATTCTATTGCAACCTAGCTTAG
- the RPC17 gene encoding DNA-directed RNA polymerase III subunit RPC17 (similar to Saccharomyces cerevisiae RPC17 (YJL011C); ancestral locus Anc_5.160) — protein MKVIEERSAFMCDYEVLQFLSKLERQHQWDPESLAEVKNNKKFKKAKKFYNHPELEFITHQTISYLSTSKNEQEQDGDDEEETFANTSKLSAISKLNDEKFSELVTRLNQFDLYKIEKLQLVNQLPNNIVHLYSIVEECDSRFTEEQVQEILSIIQDFI, from the coding sequence ATGAAGGtcattgaagaaagaagCGCTTTTATGTGCGATTACGAAGTTTTACAATTTCTATCAAAATTAGAGAGACAACATCAATGGGATCCAGAGAGTCTTGCTGAGGTGAAGAACAACAAGAAGTTCAAGAAAGCAAAGAAATTTTACAACCATCCAGAACTTGAGTTCATCACACATCAaacaatttcatatttGAGTACTAGTAAAAACgaacaagaacaagatggagatgatgaagaagaaacttTCGCAAATACTTCCAAACTTTCCGCTATTagtaaattaaatgatgaaaaattctCAGAATTGGTCACAAGATTAAATCAATTTGATTTGTACAAGATCGAAAAATTACAACTAGTCAACCAACTTCCAAACAATATAGTCCATCTGTATTCTATAGTCGAAGAATGTGATTCAAGGTTCACCGAAGAACAAGTCCAAGAGATCCTATCCATCATCCAAGATTTCATATGA
- the CRH1 gene encoding transglycosylase (similar to Saccharomyces cerevisiae CRH1 (YGR189C); ancestral locus Anc_5.159) — protein sequence MLFSRKNLLVALSVLSIVKADSCNPLTATDCSAETALGTSFSEDFTSESKHFASTGNPGKINYTSDGLEVTLAKRFDNPSLKSDFYIMYGKFEVIAKAAAGQGIISSVFLQSEDLDEIDIEWVGGDTTQFQTNFFSKGDTTTYDRGAFHSVSSPQEEYHNYTVDWRMDRTDFYLDGAIVRTLANDTSSGYPQSPMAIFIGIWAGGDPSNAAGTIEWAGGLTDYTKAPFTMNVQSIIVSDYSSGSQYSYSDQTGSWQSIQAKDGTVYGRVSKGEQEFAALVAGSSISALDASVSSAVSSSASSTSAEASSTSEEVSSTTSTEATSTEATSTEATSSELTSESSAEETTSTALFSSVFESTSTSELTTTEAVVSDAAVKITSTSSFKTSMTSANTTTNSIALSTGAAAFNKAVTPFSILMTLFFSLL from the coding sequence ATGCTATTTTCTAGAAAAAACTTATTAGTTGCTTTATCTGTTCTGTCTATTGTCAAGGCTGACAGTTGCAATCCGTTAACTGCAACTGACTGTTCTGCCGAAACCGCTTTAGGCACCAGTTTCTCCGAAGATTTCACTTCAGAATCCAAGCACTTCGCAAGCACCGGCAACCCAGGTAAAATCAATTACACTTCAGACGGTTTGGAAGTCACTTTGGCCAAAAGATTTGATAATCCATCGCTGAAATCGGACTTCTATATCATGTATGGTAAATTCGAAGTCATCGCTAAAGCTGCTGCAGGACAAGGTATCATTTCTTCTGTCTTTTTACAAAGTGAAGACTTGGACGAAATTGACATTGAATGGGTTGGTGGGGACACCACTCAATTCCAAACTAACTTCTTCTCTAAAGGTGACACCACCACTTATGATAGAGGTGCTTTCCACTCTGTCTCTTCTCCACAAGAAGAATATCACAACTACACTGTTGATTGGAGGATGGATAGAACTGATTTCTACCTAGATGGTGCCATCGTTAGAACGTTGGCTAATGATACTTCTTCCGGTTACCCACAATCTCCAATGGCTATTTTCATCGGTATCTGGGCTGGTGGTGATCCATCAAACGCAGCAGGTACTATTGAATGGGCTGGTGGTCTAACTGACTACACCAAGGCCCCTTTCACTATGAACGTTCAAAGTATCATCGTCTCAGATTACTCTTCCGGTTCACAATACTCTTACAGTGACCAAACCGGTTCTTGGCAATCAATCCAAGCAAAGGATGGTACTGTCTACGGCAGAGTCTCCAAAGGTGAACAAGAGTTTGCTGCTTTAGTCGCCGGTTCCTCTATCTCTGCACTAGATGCCTCCGTTTCCTCCGctgtttcttcttctgcttCTTCCACATCTGCCGAAGCCTCTTCGACCTCCGAAGAGGTCTCCTCTACCACTTCCACCGAAGCTACCTCTACTGAAGCTACCTCCACCGAAGCTACCTCCTCAGAGCTAACTTCTGAATCTTCCGCTGAAGAAACCACCTCCACTGCTTTATTTTCTTCCGTTTTCGAGTCTACTTCTACATCCGAACTTACCACCACCGAAGCTGTCGTCTCCGACGCTGCTGTCAAAATCACTTCCACCAGCTCTTTCAAAACTTCAATGACATCTGCTAATACCACAACCAACTCAATTGCCCTAAGCACTGGCGCTGCCGCTTTCAACAAGGCTGTCACCCCATTCTCAATCTTAATGACACTATTCTTCtcattattataa
- the TPHA0A04700 gene encoding amino acid permease (similar to Saccharomyces cerevisiae HIP1 (YGR191W); ancestral locus Anc_5.158) has translation MVSNPLSKQYWHEVRDGFSIVGYDGLVEKAVVDIPDPGSSHDLGQSSKDSGYKISTGSAIDSDSLHGNNVAFEYGENLNKDLDIRHLLTLAIGGSIGTGLFVNSGTSLNTGGPASLIIGWVIISSALFTVINALGELAATFPIVGGFNVYMTRFVDPSFAFAVNLNYLILWIVSLPLELVAASITIRYWNREINSDAWVTIFFVFIALLNMMDVKFFSEAEFVMSIIKILAIVGFFILGIVLAVGGGPTGGYIGGKYWNDPGAFHGDSAGSRFKGLCSVFVIAAFSYSGVEMTAVSAAESKNPRKTIPKATKRTFWVITFSYISILTLIGILVPYNDKRLLSGSSSVDASASPLVIAIENAGIKGLPSLMNAIILIALLSVANSCVYVCSRVMVSMALTNTLPKVFSKVDKRGRPLYSIFATLFVGLLSFIAASDKQEEVFTWLSAICGLSTIFCWIGINLAHIRFRAALKFQNRSLDELAYISQSGIWGSWYGVIILVLVLIASFWVSLFPVGESSADAEAFFEGYLSFPILIASYIGHKVYIKNWKWVIPLEEIDIDLGKKNTIWNG, from the coding sequence ATGGTAAGTAACCCTCTAAGTAAACAGTATTGGCATGAGGTCCGCGATGGCTTCAGCATTGTCGGTTATGATGGTTTGGTTGAGAAAGCAGTTGTAGATATCCCTGACCCAGGAAGTTCACATGATTTAGGTCAATCGTCAAAGGATTCTGGATATAAAATATCGACTGGTTCAGCAATCGACTCGGATTCACTGCATGGAAATAACGTAGCTTTCGAATATGGGgagaatttaaataaagattTAGATATTAGACACTTGTTAACTTTGGCAATAGGTGGCTCCATTGGTACCGGTTTATTTGTTAACTCGGGTACATCATTGAATACCGGTGGTCCTGCCTCTTTGATCATCGGATGGGTCATCATATCCTCCGCATTGTTCACTGTCATTAATGCACTAGGTGAACTGGCTGCTACGTTCCCAATTGTTGGCGGGTTCAATGTCTATATGACTAGGTTCGTTGACCCATCGTTTGCATTCGCagttaatttaaattatctgatTTTGTGGATCGTCTCTTTACCGTTGGAATTAGTGGCCGCATCAATTACTATTAGATATTGGAATAGGGAAATTAATTCAGATGCATGGGTCACGATTTTCTTCGTCTTCATTGCATTGTTGAATATGATGGACGTCAAGTTCTTCAGCGAGGCAGAATTCGTAATGTCGATCATTAAAATTCTAGCTATTGTCGGTTTCTTTATATTAGGCATCGTCCTAGCAGTCGGCGGTGGCCCCACTGGTGGTTACATCGGTGGTAAGTACTGGAACGACCCAGGTGCATTCCATGGGGACTCTGCGGGCTCGAGGTTTAAAGGTCTCTGCTCTGTATTTGTCATTGCGGCTTTCTCCTACTCCGGTGTGGAGATGACTGCCGTATCAGCTGCGGAGAGTAAGAACCCAAGGAAGACTATTCCAAAGGCTACTAAACGTACCTTCTGGGTCATTACCTTCTCCTACATAAGCATCCTGACTTTGATTGGCATTTTAGTACCATACAATGACAAGAGGTTATTAAGTGGCTCCAGTTCTGTTGATGCTTCTGCATCACCTTTAGTCATTGCCATTGAAAACGCTGGCATCAAGGGACTCCCATCTCTAATGAAtgcaattattttaatagcCCTTCTTTCTGTCGCAAATAGCTGTGTATATGTCTGCTCCAGAGTGATGGTTTCAATGGCATTGACAAATACATTACCAAAAGTCTTCAGCAAAGTAGACAAGAGAGGCAGACCACTGTACTCGATCTTTGCAACCTTATTTGTAGGTCTGCTTTCATTCATTGCCGCATCCGATAAACAGGAAGAAGTCTTCACATGGTTATCTGCTATATGTGGCCTTTCGACAATCTTCTGCTGGATTGGTATTAATTTAGCACACATAAGATTCAGAGCTGCActtaaatttcaaaatagaTCACTAGACGAATTGGCCTACATATCTCAATCAGGTATCTGGGGATCTTGGTACGGTGTGATAATATTGGTGCTAGTATTGATAGCATCCTTCTGGGTTTCTTTATTCCCAGTGGGAGAATCTAGTGCTGATGCAGAAGCATTCTTCGAAGGATATTTGTCATTTCCAATCTTAATTGCAAGTTATATTGGTCACAAAGTgtatatcaaaaattggaaaTGGGTAATTCCACTCgaagaaattgatattgaCTTAGGAAAAAAGAATACGATATGGAATGGTtaa
- the TPHA0A04703 gene encoding uncharacterized protein: MTRFVDPSFAFAVNLNYLILWIVSLPLELVVASIIMLVLIVSSWVSLFPVGEPSADTEAFFEGYLSVTILIACHIGSKNWQLLIPLKDFDLNLGRKERTQKNLDKN; this comes from the coding sequence ATGACTAGGTTCGTTGACCCATCGTTTGCATTCGCagttaatttaaattatctgatTTTGTGGATCGTCTCTTTACCATTGGAACTAGTGGTCGCATCAATTATTATGCTAGTATTGATAGTATCCTCCTGGGTTTCTTTATTCCCAGTAGGAGAACCTAGTGCGGATACAGAAGCTTTCTTCGAAGGCTATTTATCTGTCACCATTTTAATAGCATGTCATATCGGTTCTAAAAACTGGCAATTATTAATACCATTAAAGGATTTTGATCTAAATCTAGGAAGAAAAGAACGAACACAGAAAAATTTAGAcaagaattag
- the TPHA0A04707 gene encoding uncharacterized protein (similar to Saccharomyces cerevisiae SUI2 (YJR007W); ancestral locus Anc_5.157) produces MSTANCRFYENKYPEVDDVVMVNVQQIAEMGAYVKLLEYDNIEGMILLSELSRRRIRSIQKLIRVGKNDVVVVLRVDKEKGYIDLSKRRVSSEDIIKCEEKYQKSKSVHSILRFCSEKFQIPLEELYKTIAWPLSRKYGHAYEAFKMSIIDDTIWEGIEPPTKEVFAELKEYISRRLTPQAVKIRADVEVSCFGYEGIDAIKKALKAAESLSTEQMQIKVKLVAAPLYVITTQALDKAKGIELLEQALEKISEVISEFDGVCNVTTAPKSVTATEDAELQALLESKELDNRSDSEDGSEGSDYE; encoded by the coding sequence ATGTCCACTGCAAACTGTAGATTTTATGAGAATAAGTACCCTGAAGTCGATGACGTTGTTATGGTCAATGTTCAGCAAATTGCTGAAATGGGTGCTtatgttaaattattagagTATGATAACATTGAAGGTATGATTCTTCTGAGCGAATTGTCACGTAGACGTATTAGATCTATCCAGAAATTAATTCGTGTTGGCAAGAACGATGTTGTTGTCGTCTTGAGAGTTGATAAGGAGAAAGGTTACATTGATTTATCCAAACGTAGAGTTTCTTctgaagatattattaagTGCGAAGAAAAATACCAGAAATCCAAGAgtgttcattcaattttgaGATTCTGTTCTGAAAAATTCCAAATTCCTCTAGAAGAATTGTACAAAACAATTGCTTGGCCATTAAGTCGAAAATATGGACATGCTTATGAAGCTTTCAAAATGTCTATTATCGATGACACAATTTGGGAAGGTATTGAACCACCAACCAAAGAAGTTTTTGCtgaattgaaagaataCATTTCTAGAAGATTGACTCCACAAGCTGTGAAGATTAGAGCCGACGTCGAAGTATCTTGTTTTGGTTACGAAGGTATTGATGCTATTAAGAAAGCTTTAAAAGCTGCTGAAAGTTTATCAACTGAGCAAATGCAaattaaagttaaattaGTTGCTGCTCCATTATATGTAATCACCACCCAAGCATTAGATAAAGCAAAAGGTATTGAATTATTGGAACAAGCTTTAGAAAAGATTAGTGAGGTTATTTCAGAATTCGACGGTGTTTGTAACGTCACTACTGCTCCAAAATCTGTCACTGCTACTGAAGATGCTGAGCTGCAAGCATTGTTAGAGAGCAAAGAGTTAGATAACAGAAGTGACTCTGAAGATGGTTCTGAGGGTTCTGACTACGAATAG
- the MHO1 gene encoding Mho1p (similar to Saccharomyces cerevisiae YJR008W; ancestral locus Anc_5.156), with product MSRPATHSGSWYSDDLRRLDAELSRHLVDASKNVNMVKGSRLIISPHAGYKYCGSTMAYSYASLDLNSNVKRIIIMGPSHHIYFKNQIYVSGFSEVQTPLGNLHVDKDFIEDKLMGNSIEKGLFAYMDEETDLSEHSLEMQFPMVVKTLQFRNIDVDKVKVVPMIVSHNSEAVDTKLANVLKNEFMNPETIFIVSSDFCHWGRRFQYTGYVGNSEELKDSLEEQTEIEMLTSRSKSLHREVKIWESIMIIDKFGMKLLSDSDNSDKYKNWKNYIEISGNTVCGTNPIKVILKTIELIANEVVSSGSDSSKIDFYWPSYSQSSKVTSVNESSVSYASGYAII from the coding sequence atgTCTCGTCCAGCAACTCATTCAGGATCATGGTATTCTGATGATCTACGTCGTCTAGATGCAGAATTATCTAGACATTTGGTTGACGCTAGCAAGAACGTTAACATGGTTAAGGGGTCTagattaataatttcaccACATGCAGGTTATAAATATTGTGGCTCTACTATGGCGTATTCGTATGCTTCATTGgatttgaattcaaatgtTAAGAGAATCATCATCATGGGACCATCTcatcatatttatttcaagAACCAGATATATGTGAGTGGATTTTCTGAGGTTCAAACACCACTAGGTAATTTGCATGTGGATAAAGATTTCATTGAAGATAAACTAATGGGAAATAGTATTGAGAAAGGGTTATTTGCTTATATGGATGAAGAGACGGACCTGTCTGAACATTCTCTAGAAATGCAATTTCCTATGGTAGTCAAGACTCTTCAGTTCAGAAACATCGACGTCGATAAAGTGAAAGTTGTTCCCATGATAGTGTCTCATAACAGTGAGGCAGTCGATACGAAACTCGCTAATGTGTTGAAGAACGAATTTATGAATCCCGAGACAATATTCATTGTAAGTAGTGATTTTTGTCATTGGGGTCGTCGGTTTCAATATACTGGATACGTTGGGAATAGTGAAGAACTGAAGGACTCGCTTGAAGAACAAACTGAGATCGAGATGTTGACTTCAAGAAGTAAGTCATTGCATCGGGAAGTGAAGATTTGGGAATCAATTAtgataattgataaatttggaATGAAGCTATTGAGTGATTCTGACAATTCTGATAAATACAAGAATTGGAagaattatattgaaatttcagGTAACACTGTGTGTGGAACAAATCCGATTAAAGTAATCTTAAAGACAATTGAACTCATTGCAAATGAAGTTGTATCGAGTGGTAGTGACTCTAGTAAGATTGACTTTTATTGGCCTAGCTATTCGCAGAGTTCGAAAGTAACCAGTGTTAATGAAAGTAGTGTCAGTTACGCTTCTGGGTACGCAATCATATAG